A stretch of the Taeniopygia guttata chromosome 37, bTaeGut7.mat, whole genome shotgun sequence genome encodes the following:
- the PRPF31 gene encoding U4/U6 small nuclear ribonucleoprotein Prp31 isoform X1 → MSLADELLADLEEAAGEEEEEEAEGSEGGEGPIEEVREEPEAPEGGESVRSIAKLWGSRGFAEIMQKIEEYIGKQPRAAEVLGPVEAAPEYRVIVDANNLTVEIENELNIIHKFIRDKYSKRFPELESLVPNALDYIRTVKELGNSLDKCKNNENVQQILTNATIMVVSVTASTTQGQQLSEEELGRIEDACDMALALSGAKLRIYEYVESRMSFIAPNLSLILGASTAAKIMGVAGGLTPLSKLPACNILLLGAQRRTLSGFSSTSVLPHTGFIYHSDIVQSLPPDLRRKAARLVAAKCTLAARVDSFHESQDGKVGYELKEEIERKFDKWQEPPPVKQVKPLPAPLDGQRKKRGGRRYRKMKERLGLTEIRKQANRMSFGEIEEDAYQEDLGFSLGHLGKAGSGRVRQTQVNEATKARISKTLQRTLQKQSVVYGGKSTIRDRSSGTASSVAFTPLQGLEIVNPQAAEKKVAEANQKYFSSMAEFLKVKGEKSGVPTPP, encoded by the exons aTGTCGCTGGCGGACGAGCTGCTGGCGGACCTGGAGGAGGCGgcgggggaggaggaggaggaggaggccgAAGGCTCcgaggggggggaggggccgatCGAGGAGGTGCGGGAGGAGCCGGAGGCGCCCGAGGGCGGCGAGAGCGTCAGGAGCATCGCCAAACTCTGGGGGTCCAGAGGG TTTGCCGAGATCATGCAGAAGATCGAGGAATACATCGGGAAGCAGCCGCGGGCGGCCGAAG TTTTGGGGCCGGTGGAGGCGGCGCCCGAGTACCGGGTGATCGTGGACGCCAACAACCTGACGGTGGAGATCGAGAACGAGCTGA ACATCATCCACAAATTCATCCGGGACAAATATTCCAAACGTTTCCCGGAGTTGGAGTCGCTGGTGCCCAACGCGCTGGATTACATCCGCACCGTCAAG GAATTGGGCAATTCCCTGGACAAGTGCAAGAACAACGAGAACGTGCAGCAGATCCTGACCAACGCCACCATCATGGTGGTCAGCGTGACGGCCTCCACCACCCAGGG gcagcagctgtcggaggaggagctggggcgCATCGAGGACGCGTGCGACATGGCGCTGGCGCTGAGCGGGGCCAAACTGCGAATCTACGAGTACGTCGAGTCCCGCATGTCCTTCATCGCCCCCAACCTCTCCCTCATCCTCGGGGCCTCCACCGCTGCAAAGATCATGG ggGTGGCTGGGGGCCTGACCCCCCTGTCCAAGCTGCCGGCCTGTAACATCCTCCTGCTGGGCGCCCAACGCCGAACCCTCTCGGGCTTCTCCTCCACCTCCGTCCTGCCCCACACCGGCTTCATCTACCACAGCGACATCGTGCAGTCCCTGCCCCCT GACCTGCGCAGAAAAGCCGCTCGGCTGGTGGCCGCCAAGTGCACGTTGGCAGCGCGGGTGGACAGTTTCCACGAGAGCCAGGACGGAAAG gtgGGGTACGAGCTGAAGGAGGAGATCGAGCGCAAGTTCGACAAGTGGCAGGAGCCGCCCCCGGTCAAGCAGGTGAAGCCGCTGCCGGCGCCGCTGGACgggcagaggaagaagagggggGGCCGGCG CTACCGGAAGATGAAGGAGCGCCTGGGGCTGACGGAGATCCGCAAACAGGCCAACAGGATGAGCTTTGGGGAG atcGAGGAGGACGCCTACCAGGAGGACCTGGGCTTCAGCCTGGGCCACCTGGGCAAGGCGGGCAGCGGCCGCGTGCGCCAGACTCAGGTCAACGAGGCCACCAAGGCTCGGATCAGCAAAACCCTGCAG AGGACGCTGCAGAAGCAGAGTGTGGTGTACGGAGGCAAATCCACCATCCGCGACCGCAGCTCGGGGACGGCCTCCAGCGTGGCCTTCACCCCCctgcag ggtCTGGAGATCGTGAACCCGCAGGCGGCCGAGAAGAAAGTGGCCGAGGCCAACCAGAAATATTTCTCCAGCATGGCCGAGTTCCTCAAGGTCAAGGGTGAAAAAAGTGGGGTGCCCACccccccctga
- the PRPF31 gene encoding U4/U6 small nuclear ribonucleoprotein Prp31 isoform X3, whose amino-acid sequence MSLADELLADLEEAAGEEEEEEAEGSEGGEGPIEEVREEPEAPEGGESVRSIAKLWGSRGFAEIMQKIEEYIGKQPRAAEVLGPVEAAPEYRVIVDANNLTVEIENELNIIHKFIRDKYSKRFPELESLVPNALDYIRTVKELGNSLDKCKNNENVQQILTNATIMVVSVTASTTQGQQLSEEELGRIEDACDMALALSGAKLRIYEYVESRMSFIAPNLSLILGASTAAKIMGVAGGLTPLSKLPACNILLLGAQRRTLSGFSSTSVLPHTGFIYHSDIVQSLPPDLRRKAARLVAAKCTLAARVDSFHESQDGKVGYELKEEIERKFDKWQEPPPVKQVKPLPAPLDGQRKKRGGRRYRKMKERLGLTEIRKQANRMSFGEIEEDAYQEDLGFSLGHLGPPNPILIPF is encoded by the exons aTGTCGCTGGCGGACGAGCTGCTGGCGGACCTGGAGGAGGCGgcgggggaggaggaggaggaggaggccgAAGGCTCcgaggggggggaggggccgatCGAGGAGGTGCGGGAGGAGCCGGAGGCGCCCGAGGGCGGCGAGAGCGTCAGGAGCATCGCCAAACTCTGGGGGTCCAGAGGG TTTGCCGAGATCATGCAGAAGATCGAGGAATACATCGGGAAGCAGCCGCGGGCGGCCGAAG TTTTGGGGCCGGTGGAGGCGGCGCCCGAGTACCGGGTGATCGTGGACGCCAACAACCTGACGGTGGAGATCGAGAACGAGCTGA ACATCATCCACAAATTCATCCGGGACAAATATTCCAAACGTTTCCCGGAGTTGGAGTCGCTGGTGCCCAACGCGCTGGATTACATCCGCACCGTCAAG GAATTGGGCAATTCCCTGGACAAGTGCAAGAACAACGAGAACGTGCAGCAGATCCTGACCAACGCCACCATCATGGTGGTCAGCGTGACGGCCTCCACCACCCAGGG gcagcagctgtcggaggaggagctggggcgCATCGAGGACGCGTGCGACATGGCGCTGGCGCTGAGCGGGGCCAAACTGCGAATCTACGAGTACGTCGAGTCCCGCATGTCCTTCATCGCCCCCAACCTCTCCCTCATCCTCGGGGCCTCCACCGCTGCAAAGATCATGG ggGTGGCTGGGGGCCTGACCCCCCTGTCCAAGCTGCCGGCCTGTAACATCCTCCTGCTGGGCGCCCAACGCCGAACCCTCTCGGGCTTCTCCTCCACCTCCGTCCTGCCCCACACCGGCTTCATCTACCACAGCGACATCGTGCAGTCCCTGCCCCCT GACCTGCGCAGAAAAGCCGCTCGGCTGGTGGCCGCCAAGTGCACGTTGGCAGCGCGGGTGGACAGTTTCCACGAGAGCCAGGACGGAAAG gtgGGGTACGAGCTGAAGGAGGAGATCGAGCGCAAGTTCGACAAGTGGCAGGAGCCGCCCCCGGTCAAGCAGGTGAAGCCGCTGCCGGCGCCGCTGGACgggcagaggaagaagagggggGGCCGGCG CTACCGGAAGATGAAGGAGCGCCTGGGGCTGACGGAGATCCGCAAACAGGCCAACAGGATGAGCTTTGGGGAG atcGAGGAGGACGCCTACCAGGAGGACCTGGGCTTCAGCCTGGgccacctgggacccccaaaccccattttaatcccattttaa
- the PRPF31 gene encoding U4/U6 small nuclear ribonucleoprotein Prp31 isoform X2, translated as MQKIEEYIGKQPRAAEVLGPVEAAPEYRVIVDANNLTVEIENELNIIHKFIRDKYSKRFPELESLVPNALDYIRTVKELGNSLDKCKNNENVQQILTNATIMVVSVTASTTQGQQLSEEELGRIEDACDMALALSGAKLRIYEYVESRMSFIAPNLSLILGASTAAKIMGVAGGLTPLSKLPACNILLLGAQRRTLSGFSSTSVLPHTGFIYHSDIVQSLPPDLRRKAARLVAAKCTLAARVDSFHESQDGKVGYELKEEIERKFDKWQEPPPVKQVKPLPAPLDGQRKKRGGRRYRKMKERLGLTEIRKQANRMSFGEIEEDAYQEDLGFSLGHLGKAGSGRVRQTQVNEATKARISKTLQRTLQKQSVVYGGKSTIRDRSSGTASSVAFTPLQGLEIVNPQAAEKKVAEANQKYFSSMAEFLKVKGEKSGVPTPP; from the exons ATGCAGAAGATCGAGGAATACATCGGGAAGCAGCCGCGGGCGGCCGAAG TTTTGGGGCCGGTGGAGGCGGCGCCCGAGTACCGGGTGATCGTGGACGCCAACAACCTGACGGTGGAGATCGAGAACGAGCTGA ACATCATCCACAAATTCATCCGGGACAAATATTCCAAACGTTTCCCGGAGTTGGAGTCGCTGGTGCCCAACGCGCTGGATTACATCCGCACCGTCAAG GAATTGGGCAATTCCCTGGACAAGTGCAAGAACAACGAGAACGTGCAGCAGATCCTGACCAACGCCACCATCATGGTGGTCAGCGTGACGGCCTCCACCACCCAGGG gcagcagctgtcggaggaggagctggggcgCATCGAGGACGCGTGCGACATGGCGCTGGCGCTGAGCGGGGCCAAACTGCGAATCTACGAGTACGTCGAGTCCCGCATGTCCTTCATCGCCCCCAACCTCTCCCTCATCCTCGGGGCCTCCACCGCTGCAAAGATCATGG ggGTGGCTGGGGGCCTGACCCCCCTGTCCAAGCTGCCGGCCTGTAACATCCTCCTGCTGGGCGCCCAACGCCGAACCCTCTCGGGCTTCTCCTCCACCTCCGTCCTGCCCCACACCGGCTTCATCTACCACAGCGACATCGTGCAGTCCCTGCCCCCT GACCTGCGCAGAAAAGCCGCTCGGCTGGTGGCCGCCAAGTGCACGTTGGCAGCGCGGGTGGACAGTTTCCACGAGAGCCAGGACGGAAAG gtgGGGTACGAGCTGAAGGAGGAGATCGAGCGCAAGTTCGACAAGTGGCAGGAGCCGCCCCCGGTCAAGCAGGTGAAGCCGCTGCCGGCGCCGCTGGACgggcagaggaagaagagggggGGCCGGCG CTACCGGAAGATGAAGGAGCGCCTGGGGCTGACGGAGATCCGCAAACAGGCCAACAGGATGAGCTTTGGGGAG atcGAGGAGGACGCCTACCAGGAGGACCTGGGCTTCAGCCTGGGCCACCTGGGCAAGGCGGGCAGCGGCCGCGTGCGCCAGACTCAGGTCAACGAGGCCACCAAGGCTCGGATCAGCAAAACCCTGCAG AGGACGCTGCAGAAGCAGAGTGTGGTGTACGGAGGCAAATCCACCATCCGCGACCGCAGCTCGGGGACGGCCTCCAGCGTGGCCTTCACCCCCctgcag ggtCTGGAGATCGTGAACCCGCAGGCGGCCGAGAAGAAAGTGGCCGAGGCCAACCAGAAATATTTCTCCAGCATGGCCGAGTTCCTCAAGGTCAAGGGTGAAAAAAGTGGGGTGCCCACccccccctga